The Pasteurella multocida genome contains a region encoding:
- a CDS encoding TrkH family potassium uptake protein, whose amino-acid sequence MRILSIIRIVGILVMCFSLTMLAPAFVALLYGDGGGKAFMQTFVMSAIVGMLLWWPCHHHKEELRSRDGFLIVVAFWLVLGSIGAIPFMLFEKPHLSFSSAIFESFSGLTTTGATVIEGLDQLPKAILFYRQLLQWLGGMGIIVLAVAIIPLLGIGGTQLYRAESSGPLKEQKLRPRIAEVAKLLWILYFSLTVLCAIAYWFAGMNAFDAIGHSFSTVANGGFSTHDASMGYFNNATIYLITTFFMLIAGVNFNLHISALTYLGKQNLWKNYWKDPEFRFFVAIQVLFILLFSLSLYFYDVLTNLSDAFIQGSLQLTSMSMTAGYSIFDMNNLPAFSAMLLVIASVIGGCGGSTTGGLKTIRVLILWLQVKRELRSLVHPNLVQPIKLGQNILPIRMLESIWAFLMIFILVYWVCVFAVILCGMDVFDAMGSVFATLTNAGPGLGVIHQDFLNVPESAKIVFAFAMICGRLEIFSLLVLFTPTFWKE is encoded by the coding sequence TTGAGAATATTATCCATTATCCGTATTGTTGGCATTCTTGTGATGTGTTTTTCCCTCACCATGTTAGCACCTGCTTTTGTGGCATTACTCTATGGTGATGGAGGCGGTAAAGCGTTTATGCAGACTTTTGTAATGAGTGCTATTGTTGGTATGTTATTGTGGTGGCCTTGTCATCACCATAAAGAAGAATTACGTTCTCGAGATGGCTTTTTAATTGTGGTGGCATTTTGGTTAGTACTCGGCAGCATCGGGGCCATTCCATTCATGTTGTTTGAGAAACCGCACCTGTCTTTTTCCTCGGCAATTTTTGAGTCATTTTCTGGCTTAACTACCACGGGTGCTACTGTCATCGAAGGTTTAGACCAACTTCCAAAAGCGATTTTATTTTATCGACAGTTACTCCAATGGCTAGGCGGGATGGGGATCATTGTATTAGCGGTAGCGATTATTCCTTTATTAGGTATAGGTGGTACACAGTTATATCGTGCAGAGTCCTCCGGTCCTTTAAAAGAACAAAAATTACGCCCACGTATTGCTGAAGTAGCAAAACTTCTGTGGATTTTATATTTCTCTCTCACGGTTCTTTGTGCAATAGCGTATTGGTTTGCTGGCATGAATGCATTTGATGCCATTGGACACAGTTTTTCTACGGTAGCGAACGGTGGATTTTCAACCCATGATGCAAGTATGGGGTATTTCAATAATGCGACTATTTATTTGATTACAACCTTCTTTATGCTGATTGCGGGGGTTAATTTTAATTTGCATATTTCCGCGCTGACGTATCTCGGTAAACAAAATCTCTGGAAAAATTATTGGAAAGATCCTGAATTTCGTTTTTTCGTAGCGATACAAGTACTGTTTATTTTATTATTTTCTCTCTCTTTATATTTTTATGACGTCCTCACAAATTTAAGTGATGCTTTTATTCAGGGTTCATTACAATTGACATCAATGTCAATGACCGCAGGTTATAGTATTTTTGATATGAATAACTTACCTGCATTTTCTGCTATGTTATTAGTCATTGCTAGTGTCATCGGCGGATGTGGTGGTTCAACAACAGGTGGCTTAAAAACTATCCGTGTTTTAATTTTATGGCTACAAGTTAAAAGAGAATTACGTAGTCTTGTCCACCCAAATTTAGTTCAACCAATAAAACTAGGACAAAATATTTTACCTATTCGGATGTTAGAAAGTATTTGGGCTTTTCTTATGATTTTTATTTTGGTGTATTGGGTCTGTGTTTTTGCCGTGATTCTTTGTGGTATGGATGTGTTTGATGCTATGGGATCTGTTTTTGCAACATTAACCAATGCGGGTCCTGGGCTTGGTGTGATCCACCAAGATTTTCTTAATGTCCCTGAAAGCGCCAAGATTGTTTTTGCATT